Proteins encoded together in one Impatiens glandulifera chromosome 1, dImpGla2.1, whole genome shotgun sequence window:
- the LOC124922465 gene encoding protein ABA DEFICIENT 4, chloroplastic-like, which translates to MAPLSLCHSQFLLKINRRGSDMNSVSSLRPVHSKSSLRLNSNWSFITGSRFLIRPPPSSSFNLQRKIHGFSPAAAWLSPELASNAFTWSTVAVLPYYSLMVIAPKSELTKRSMESSVPYVVLGLVYGYLLYLSWTPDTLRTMFASEYLLPELPGMAKLFSNEMTLASAWVHLLAIDLFAARQVFMDGLEEEIETRHSVTLCLMSCPVGILSHVITKAMIKSKRKSH; encoded by the exons ATGGCTCCCCTTTCATTATGTCATTCCCAATTCTTACTCAAG ATCAATCGCAGGGGATCGGACATGAACTCTGTTTCATCGCTCCGACCAGTTCATTCCAAATCTTCTCTCCGTCTAAACAGTAACTGGAGTTTCATAACTGGATCAAGATTTCTCATCAGGCCGCCGCCGTCTTCATCATTCAATCTTCAAAGAAAGATCCATGGATTCTCTCCTGCTGCTGcat GGTTGAGTCCAGAACTAGCTAGCAATGCTTTCACATGGTCTACTGTAGCTGTCCTTCCTTACTATTCACTCATGGTTATTGCTCCAAAATCTGAACTG ACAAAAAGATCAATGGAGAGTAGTGTACCATATGTTGTTCTTGGATTGGTGTATGGATATCTTCTTTACCTATCTTGGACACCTGATACCTTAAGGACCATGTTTGCAAGTGAATATCTTTTACCCGAG CTGCCTGGTATGGCTAAGTTGTTCTCTAATGAGATGACTTTAGCTTCTGCTTGGGTTCATTTGTTGGCTATAGATCTCTTTGCTGCAAG GCAAGTGTTCATGGATGGATTGGAAGAGGAGATTGAAACTCGGCATTCTGTGACTCTATGTTTGATGTCTTGTCCAGTTGGAATCTTATCTCATGTTATTACTAAAGCTATGAtcaaaagtaaaagaaaatccCATTAG